A single region of the Bacteroidales bacterium genome encodes:
- a CDS encoding SDR family oxidoreductase: MNFELKQHRLLITGGAGFIGSALCEAFLLQDNEVVCLDNFLTGFRKNIEPFLSNPRFTFIEGDIRDPDTCKKACDGIEYVFHQAALGSVPRSIENPARTNEINITGTLNMLIAARDARVKRFVYASSSSVYGSSKKLPKVEEETGEPLSPYAVTKVVNEKYARIFHDIYGLETTSLRYFNVFGRRQDPHGAYAAVIPKWVSQLMKHERPVINGDGSYSRDFTYIDNVVQANELAALAPTPSLPHRSPRTRGTGEGVREGAVVFNIAYGANTTLNELFNILRDNLSRFDPKIARIEPIYGPERPGDIPYSHASIEKARAELGYNPRFDARKGFELACEWYHEHLR; this comes from the coding sequence TTGAACTTTGAACTTAAACAGCATCGGCTGTTAATCACCGGCGGTGCCGGATTCATCGGATCCGCACTCTGCGAGGCCTTCCTGCTGCAGGACAACGAGGTCGTCTGCCTGGACAACTTTCTAACCGGCTTCCGTAAAAACATTGAGCCATTTCTTTCCAACCCCCGTTTTACCTTCATCGAAGGCGACATACGCGATCCTGATACCTGCAAAAAAGCCTGCGATGGGATCGAGTATGTTTTCCACCAGGCTGCCCTCGGCTCTGTACCGCGATCTATCGAGAATCCGGCACGTACCAACGAGATTAATATCACCGGGACCTTGAACATGCTCATCGCTGCCCGCGATGCCAGGGTTAAAAGATTCGTTTATGCTTCCAGTTCGTCAGTCTATGGCAGCAGTAAAAAACTGCCCAAAGTGGAGGAAGAAACCGGCGAGCCTTTATCGCCCTACGCCGTCACCAAGGTCGTGAATGAAAAATATGCCCGGATTTTCCATGACATTTACGGCCTGGAAACCACCAGCCTGCGCTATTTCAACGTTTTCGGCCGCCGCCAGGACCCTCACGGGGCCTACGCTGCTGTCATCCCCAAATGGGTTTCACAACTGATGAAGCACGAACGGCCTGTCATTAACGGCGACGGAAGCTATTCCAGGGACTTTACCTATATCGATAACGTGGTACAGGCGAATGAGCTGGCAGCGTTAGCCCCCACCCCGTCCCTCCCCCACAGGTCCCCACGTACGCGGGGAACAGGGGAGGGAGTCAGGGAGGGGGCTGTCGTTTTTAACATCGCCTACGGCGCCAACACCACCCTCAACGAGCTTTTCAACATCCTCCGCGACAACCTCTCCCGCTTCGATCCGAAGATTGCACGGATTGAACCCATCTATGGCCCCGAACGCCCTGGCGACATCCCCTATTCCCACGCCTCCATCGAAAAAGCACGCGCAGAACTCGGCTATAATCCCCGGTTTGATGCCAGGAAAGGGTTTGAGCTCGCCTGCGAATGGTACCATGAACACCTCCGGTGA